GGCCCCTCCGCCTCCTCGATTGCGCGCGCTGCCCGGCCAGAGACGGACCTGAGAGCAGCAGATGACCATTTTGTGAGGGGGAAACCCTGCCGTTTTTGCCGCGCGACGTGGCTGTCGCGCATTGTCCGGCTACCTGAGCCGAAACCGCTCCTCCGACCCAGCCGCCGCCTCCCGGCGCCAGCCAGATACACAGGAAATGACCATGCCCCCAGATACAGACTTCAACCCGAGCCGCGACGGCGCTCTGTCCGGATCGGCATCCAAAGGCGCGGTCGGGCCTGCCACCAGCACCGTCAGCCTTAACGTCAATGGCACCACGCACCAGTTGACCGTCGACAACCGCACCACGCTGCTCGACGCGCTGCGCGAGCACCTGCAGCTTACCGGCACCAAGAAAGGCTGCGACCACGGCCAATGCGGCGCCTGCACCTGCAGCGTGAACGGGCAACGCATCAACTCCTGCCTGTCGCTTGCGGTCATGCATGATGGCGACGAGGTGGAAACCATCGAAGGGCT
This portion of the Salipiger sp. CCB-MM3 genome encodes:
- the paoA gene encoding aldehyde dehydrogenase iron-sulfur subunit PaoA codes for the protein MPPDTDFNPSRDGALSGSASKGAVGPATSTVSLNVNGTTHQLTVDNRTTLLDALREHLQLTGTKKGCDHGQCGACTCSVNGQRINSCLSLAVMHDGDEVETIEGLGAPEALDPMQAAFVEHDGFQCGYCTPGQICSAKSVLEEIAAGIPSHVTADLTTRIEATEAEIRERMSGNICRCGAYANILAAITQVAEEQSEGART